A single region of the Candidatus Megaera polyxenophila genome encodes:
- a CDS encoding DNA-binding protein — translation MTIILKKKILEHANKHRHSIRDLEHQAGLQSNAIRNILSDRSKNPTIDTVLKIANILECSVDELLGREGFIQMPNTAGKFDTNFDLSLFQSICNYVMQFIEINNLGQLSLSDVIYCVEEIYKYCLNTKSKIFDQNFAQWFLEQKLIK, via the coding sequence ATGACAATAATTTTAAAAAAGAAAATACTAGAACATGCTAACAAACACAGGCATAGCATAAGAGATTTAGAACACCAAGCAGGTTTACAATCTAATGCTATTCGCAATATATTAAGCGATAGATCTAAAAACCCTACTATCGATACCGTGTTAAAAATAGCAAATATTCTTGAATGCTCGGTAGACGAGTTATTAGGACGGGAAGGATTTATACAAATGCCTAATACCGCAGGAAAATTTGATACTAATTTTGACCTCTCTTTATTTCAAAGCATCTGTAATTATGTTATGCAATTTATAGAAATAAATAACCTAGGACAACTATCACTGTCCGATGTTATATATTGCGTTGAAGAAATTTATAAATATTGTCTGAATACAAAATCCAAAATCTTTGATCAAAATTTTGCTCAGTGGTTTCTAGAACAAAAACTAATTAAATAA